From a region of the Phragmites australis chromosome 21, lpPhrAust1.1, whole genome shotgun sequence genome:
- the LOC133902971 gene encoding glycine-rich cell wall structural protein 2-like, whose protein sequence is MATRHLFLAILVLLTIGMVTGAGTRKLGYGPGGGGGGGGSGEGGGGGYGGSGYGSGSGYGEGGGSGGAAGGYGHGGGSGGGGGEGGGAGSGYGSGQGAGYGAGSGGAGGYGSGGGGGGGGGQGGGAGYGHGGGSGSGYGGGATGGGGGHGGGGGGGQGGGSGSGSGYGSGYGSGGGFGQGGTYAGGGGGGGGGGGGGGGGQGGGSGYGYGSGSGSGYGGGSGNGHY, encoded by the coding sequence ATGGCGACCAGGCATCTGTTTCTTGCCATCCTCGTCCTCCTTACTATAGGCATGGTCACCGGTGCTGGAACCCGCAAGCTGGGTTACGGCcctggcggaggaggtggcggcggtggtaGCGGCGAAGGCGGTGGTGGTGGGTATGGTGGATCTGGGTATGGGTCTGGGTCAGGATATGGTGAAGGAGGTGGAAGTGGAGGTGCTGCTGGTGGGTATGGACATGGTGGTggaagtggtggtggtggcggtgaggGCGGTGGTGCAGGGTCTGGGTATGGGTCTGGGCAAGGCGCTGGCTACGGAGCTGGCAGTGGTGGTGCTGGTGGGTATGGAAGCGGTGGAgggggtggaggtggtggtggtcaaGGCGGCGGTGCTGGCTATGGCCATGGAGGCGGCTCTGGCTCTGGCTATGGAGGTGGTGCtactggtggtggaggtgggcatggtggtggcggcggcggtggccaagGCGGTGGGTCCGGCAGCGGCTCAGGCTATGGCTCTGGATATGGGTCCGGTGGAGGTTTTGGGCAGGGTGGTACTTAcgccggaggtggtggcggtggcggtggcggtggaggtggaggtggtggcggacAAGGTGGAGGATCTGGCTATGGCTATGGCTCTGGCTCTGGCTCTGGATACGGCGGTGGCAGCGGCAATGGACACTACTAA
- the LOC133903520 gene encoding silicon efflux transporter LSI2-like, which yields MALASIDKVVLGCVAFGIFWVLAVFPSVPFMPVGRTAGSLLGAMLMVLFRVITPEEAYAAVDLPILGLLFGTMVVSIFLERADMFKYLGSALAWRSRGSKDLLFRVCLVSAVASALFTNDTCCVVLTEFILKLARQNNLPPQPFLLALASSSNIGSAATPIGNPQNLVIAVQSGITFGQFLLGVFPAMIVGVITNTCILLCYFWKYLSVPVKDQEGGNAAGPEVVADDEVTSHRFTPARMSHASSVNGVDADCVSEPIRRSDSLNRADTLSLRSRSYNSEGDIQVAIRSMRASSMSQEMVEVSTVCDRRDDGVGPRKITRTTSHQRSVIIEDAPEADASDGEKGKDGDVAEEKRWKVLVWKSAVYLTTLGMLVALLMGLNMSWCAITAALVLLALDFTDAQACLEKVSYSLLIFFCGMFITVDGFNKTGIPNALWELVEPYSRINSAKGSALLAVVILVLSNVASNVPTVLLLGSRVAASAAAISPASEKKAWLILAWVSTVAGNLTLLGSAANLIVCEQARRVQFFGYNLTFWSHLRFGVPSTIIVTAIGLLIVVSY from the exons ATGGCGCTGGCAAGCATCGACAAGGTGGTGCTGGGATGCGTGGCGTTCGGCATCTTCTGGGTGCTGGCAGTCTTCCCCTCGGTGCCGTTCATGCCCGTGGGCCGGACGGCGGGTTCCCTCCTGGGCGCCATGCTCATGGTGCTCTTCCGCGTCATTACCCCCGAGGAGGCCTACGCCGCCGTGGACCTCCCCATCCTGGGCCTCCTCTTCGGCACCATGGTCGTCAGCATCTTCCTCGAGCGCGCCGACATGTTCAAGTACCTCGGCAGCGCGCTCGCGTGGCGGAGCCGCGGGAGTAAGGACCTGCTCTTCCGCGTCTGCCtcgtctccgccgtcgccagcGCGCTCTTCACCAACGACACCTGCTGCGTCGTGCTCACCGAGTTCATCCTCAAGCTGGCGCGGCAGAACAACCTGCCGCCGCAACCGTTCCTGCTCGCGCTCGCGTCTAGCTCCAACATCGGCTCCGCCGCTACACCCATTGGCAACCCGCAGAACCTCGTCATCGCCGTCCAGAGCGGAATCACGTTCGGCCAGTTCCTGCTCGGCGTCTTCCCGGCCATGATCGTCGGCGTCATCACCAACACCTGCATCCTTCTCTGCTACTTCTGGAAGTACCTCTCTGTGCCGGTGAAGGACCAGGAGGGCGGGAACGCCGCGGGGCCGGAGGTCGTCGCCGACGACGAGGTCACCTCGCACCGGTTCACCCCTGCCAGGATGTCCCACGCCTCGTCCGTCAACGGCGTCGATGCCGACTGCGTCAGCGAGCCCATCCGCCGGAGCGACAGCTTGAACAGGGCCGACACCTTGAGCCTGAGGAGCCGGAGCTACAACTCCGAGGGTGACATCCAGGTCGCCATCAGGTCGATGCGCGCGTCGAGCATGTCGCAGGAGATGGTGGAGGTGTCCACAGTCTGCGATAGGCGCGACGACGGCGTGGGACCGAGGAAGATCACCAGGACGACCAGCCACCAGCGGAGCGTCATCATCGAGGACGCGCCCGAGGCGGACGCCAGTGATGGCGAGAAGGGCAAGGACGGAGACGTGGCCGAGGAGAAGAGATGGAAGGTGCTCGTGTGGAAGAGTGCTGTCTATCTTACGACGCTTGGGATGCTCGTCGCGCTGCTCATGGGGCTCAACATGTCCTGGTGCGCCATCACTGCTGCTCTTGTCCTCCTGGCACTTGATTTCACGGACGCACAAGCTTGCCTAGAGAAG GTATCATACTCATTGCTGATCTTCTTCTGTGGGATGTTCATAACGGTCGACGGCTTCAACAAGACCGGCATACCGAACGCGCTCTGGGAACTGGTCGAACCATATTCGAGAATCAATAGCGCCAAAGGCAGTGCGCTCCTTGCAGTTGTGATCCTTGTCCTCTCAAATGTGGCCTCAAATGTCCCAACAG TTCTACTGCTCGGGTCAAGAGTGGCAGCATCGGCAGCTGCGATCTCCCCTGCTTCAGAGAAGAAAGCCTGGCTCATACTAGCCTGGGTCAGCACGGTGGCTGGCAACCTGACCCTCCTGGGCTCAGCTGCGAACCTGATCGTCTGCGAGCAGGCGAGGCGGGTTCAGTTCTTCGGGTACAACCTCACCTTCTGGAGCCACCTCCGCTTCGGCGTGCCGTCGACAATCATCGTCACCGCGATCGGCCTGCTCATCGTCGTCAGTTACTGA